A genomic segment from Nitrosopumilus sp. K4 encodes:
- a CDS encoding ABC transporter substrate-binding protein, with protein MKIGSAILAGIVVIVVISITGIVVDSAENTHENKIRVAYFPNIGHAIPIIGMEKGIFENSLGETKIESKLFDSGPQVIESLFAGSIDIAYVGPGPAINGFLKSENKSVKILSGAASGGASFVVHPNSEINSAGDFEGKRIAAPQIGNTQDISLRTFLSENGLKPAEKGGSVVVLNIPNPDIYTLFTKGEIDAAWVPEPWASILVLELEGKRLFFEEDLWPEKKFASVLLIGRAEYIEENQQVIRNWIESHKQSIKWINENPQETRIIFNQFMKNTMGQSLSDAVIDESLSNLEITSDPVKDSIATIAQRADALGYLGRNGYELNGIFLDINSNALTQEVLTTHG; from the coding sequence ATGAAAATTGGATCTGCAATTTTGGCTGGAATTGTGGTAATTGTCGTCATATCCATAACTGGAATTGTCGTTGATTCTGCCGAAAACACGCATGAAAACAAGATTAGGGTCGCATATTTTCCAAACATCGGACATGCGATTCCAATCATTGGAATGGAAAAAGGGATCTTTGAAAATAGTCTGGGCGAAACAAAAATTGAATCAAAGTTATTTGATAGTGGGCCTCAGGTAATTGAATCATTATTTGCAGGTTCTATTGATATTGCTTATGTTGGCCCTGGACCTGCAATCAATGGATTTTTAAAATCTGAAAATAAGAGTGTAAAGATTTTGTCAGGTGCTGCAAGCGGTGGTGCAAGTTTTGTTGTTCATCCAAACTCTGAAATAAATTCTGCCGGAGACTTTGAAGGAAAAAGAATTGCAGCACCTCAAATCGGAAACACACAAGACATTTCCTTGAGAACTTTTCTCTCTGAAAACGGACTAAAACCTGCTGAAAAAGGAGGTTCGGTAGTTGTGTTGAATATACCTAATCCTGACATTTACACACTATTTACAAAAGGTGAGATTGATGCAGCATGGGTTCCAGAACCTTGGGCATCCATTCTTGTTTTAGAACTTGAAGGAAAAAGACTCTTCTTTGAGGAAGATCTTTGGCCTGAAAAGAAATTTGCGTCCGTGTTGTTGATTGGACGTGCAGAATACATTGAAGAAAACCAACAAGTTATACGAAACTGGATTGAATCTCATAAACAATCAATCAAATGGATAAATGAAAATCCTCAGGAGACTAGAATTATCTTTAATCAATTCATGAAAAACACAATGGGACAATCCTTATCTGATGCTGTAATTGACGAGTCACTGTCTAATTTAGAAATCACATCTGATCCTGTTAAAGATTCGATTGCAACTATTGCACAAAGAGCAGATGCTTTAGGATATCTTGGAAGAAATGGATATGAACTAAATGGCATATTTCTTGACATAAATTCAAATGCCTTGACACAGGAGGTTTTGACAACACATGGCTAA
- a CDS encoding ABC transporter ATP-binding protein translates to MAKLEAKDIVKYFKHDSHNLKALGGINLQIEDGEFVCLVGPSGCGKSTFLRIVAGLESPDGGQILFDGKPVTATGPERIMVFQEGALFPWLKVQDNVEFGLKMAGIPKDERAQISKRYLDMMQLTKFADSYTYQLSTGMKQRVAIARALVMDPDVLLMDEPFAALDAQTRDLLLVEMQLIWEKTKKTILFVTHNVAEAAVLGTKVAVFSNRPSSIKKLIPVDYKRPRLAEDENLLPLQQEILSELRPEVKKS, encoded by the coding sequence ATGGCTAAATTAGAGGCAAAAGACATTGTGAAATACTTCAAGCATGACAGCCATAATCTAAAAGCACTTGGTGGTATTAATTTGCAAATCGAAGACGGTGAATTTGTCTGCCTTGTAGGTCCATCAGGATGTGGAAAATCTACTTTTTTGAGAATTGTGGCTGGCCTTGAAAGCCCTGATGGTGGACAAATTTTGTTTGATGGTAAGCCTGTTACCGCTACTGGTCCTGAAAGAATAATGGTATTTCAGGAAGGTGCCTTGTTTCCATGGCTTAAGGTACAAGATAATGTTGAATTTGGTCTAAAGATGGCTGGAATTCCAAAAGATGAGAGAGCACAAATCTCAAAGAGGTATCTTGACATGATGCAGCTTACAAAATTTGCCGATTCATATACTTACCAACTTTCAACTGGAATGAAGCAAAGAGTAGCTATAGCCAGAGCACTTGTGATGGATCCTGATGTGTTGTTGATGGATGAACCTTTTGCTGCCCTTGATGCACAGACAAGAGATTTACTTTTAGTTGAAATGCAACTAATTTGGGAAAAAACAAAGAAAACAATCTTGTTTGTAACACACAATGTTGCAGAAGCTGCTGTTCTTGGAACCAAGGTTGCAGTATTTAGCAACAGGCCTTCATCGATAAAAAAACTAATTCCTGTTGATTACAAAAGACCACGACTTGCAGAAGATGAAAACCTTTTGCCATTACAACAAGAGATTCTCTCAGAGCTACGACCAGAGGTAAAAAAGAGTTAG
- a CDS encoding ABC transporter permease, whose translation MKKNIFLKKITFYLIIVVVWQLVSMSNVWPNNIFPSPYEVGEDLVYTAADGSLFFGIGTSVLRLLVGLAIAIGGGVVLGIFMARVEIVNQTIGSLVLGLQSIPSVAWVPLGILWFGLTDAGIIFVTAIGAIFAVTINTYTGVKNINPHFVEAARNMGAKGTQLVTAVLIPAAFPYMITGFKQGWAFAWRGVIGAELLFSFLGLGFLLNVGRQLNDVSQVIAIMLVIMIIGVVIDGVIFKRLEDKVMSRWGLR comes from the coding sequence ATGAAGAAAAATATTTTCTTAAAGAAAATTACATTTTATCTTATCATTGTAGTTGTATGGCAACTTGTTTCAATGTCTAATGTATGGCCAAACAACATCTTTCCGTCTCCATATGAGGTTGGAGAGGATTTAGTTTACACTGCAGCTGATGGAAGTTTGTTCTTTGGAATTGGAACAAGTGTTTTGAGATTGCTAGTTGGTCTTGCAATTGCAATTGGTGGTGGTGTTGTACTTGGAATCTTTATGGCAAGAGTTGAAATTGTTAATCAGACGATTGGTTCTTTGGTTTTGGGTTTGCAGTCAATTCCATCTGTAGCTTGGGTTCCACTTGGGATTCTTTGGTTTGGGTTAACTGATGCTGGAATTATCTTTGTAACTGCCATTGGTGCAATATTTGCAGTAACCATCAATACATACACCGGTGTCAAAAACATCAATCCTCATTTTGTGGAGGCTGCTCGAAATATGGGTGCAAAGGGAACTCAACTGGTAACTGCTGTTTTGATTCCTGCAGCATTTCCATACATGATTACAGGTTTTAAGCAAGGATGGGCCTTTGCATGGAGGGGTGTAATAGGTGCTGAATTGCTATTTTCATTCCTAGGACTGGGGTTTTTGCTTAATGTTGGACGTCAGCTAAATGACGTGTCTCAAGTAATTGCGATCATGTTGGTGATTATGATTATTGGCGTAGTAATTGATGGTGTCATCTTCAAGAGGCTTGAAGACAAGGTAATGTCTCGCTGGGGCCTAAGATAA
- a CDS encoding multicopper oxidase domain-containing protein, whose product MKRTQITLLTTVILSIALTSVFAVDFNTTQTTSIDTQLPFEAQADEHTIHNIVMEAVAMPDGMYAYRMVSYNIDGGDDLVGTQYSGKPSIPGPTIIMTEGDEANVTLINNACDTNFVDGPSHPLGVPTFSETSMLGIHVHGVHYDIHDDATYSRVNMAESSGATCGDTIEYNWVAAPGTAGAWPYHDHMFSINEVGAEELGLFGTVIINPADGEVNGLVDDNTGAIQSVGVEDIEKEFVLWMVSSETLGRSIFYGNEIDYSTTDYDGESGIRETALWTNPNLVTSEGGIYRIHVLGLGDEVHAFHLHGHRWTEDIHETATSEDVIDVKEISPLQRHTFVIKASDNVAADSTHDDPEGWMYHCHVTDHMKQGMSGMMTVLPEFQDDDLPVIGATFTLSDEPGLWMKTLDAGVADELDNTLASLGLIDARNGTGFPLSYISDALEASPAHGGTDFSNSQGRSLAVINPGETVLFGMKDSQTKHTITTLIYPTDAERLGGNGILSAADSVLETDMSHFDHQLGIRGSTLLTDKAGVPAGLDTPGLYVFVCKIHPYMFSAVIVDDPETHLQLFGNPDLDFPLLDLSDDLTVLTRTGSDIGFGDAGTTFPTTIPPTHDLAKTLLTTFYVITDPNNWRDYQEPTWNVSLPPVLVTTNTEDLVAGLAYDDATTNAAAVALGLTNSTLGTPATITGLAVGVFDAPNPEISNPSTDGIGEVWVNTQFERTVNKNHDGTPYDKPGTITVIDTDKWNIERKIALPDINLNHPHNMWTDTKNEVVYQTEWFGNEMAIIDRESGELIKEVFTGQSPSHVMTSPATDKIYIAVNGEETVNEFDPVTYEMTRQLSTGFRSHPHGHWVSSSGQYIVTPDFVGLKASILDLDSNTADNSGVLFGPIATGMKGDESIFYTADFLGNSMTAIDPSDGSIVGGINFLDAGLVAEHGLLGLPIQTPISPDDKWMVTALTLGGKVAVIDVTSTPGTIEAILPCDPGCHGVQWGAKEGGGYYAYVSSKFSNVMTIVDPEGEDGPEIAGRILLADRDAENDDSIIGYDGFGGQGVLAIPNVYEGWIQNTVDVCDKPGKGNGPCGKEIKDYVKSLTEEQQDPLD is encoded by the coding sequence TTGAAACGAACACAAATAACGTTACTAACAACTGTTATACTTTCAATTGCATTAACATCTGTTTTTGCAGTTGACTTTAACACAACACAAACAACATCTATCGATACTCAACTTCCATTTGAAGCACAGGCTGATGAACACACAATCCATAACATAGTGATGGAAGCAGTGGCAATGCCTGATGGAATGTATGCATACAGAATGGTCTCATACAACATTGATGGTGGTGATGATTTAGTTGGTACTCAGTATTCAGGCAAACCCTCAATCCCTGGTCCAACTATAATTATGACCGAAGGAGATGAAGCAAATGTCACTTTGATCAACAATGCATGTGATACCAACTTTGTTGACGGTCCTTCACACCCTCTAGGCGTTCCTACTTTTTCTGAAACTTCTATGTTAGGAATTCATGTACATGGTGTACATTATGATATCCATGATGATGCAACATATTCTAGAGTGAATATGGCAGAAAGTTCAGGAGCTACATGTGGTGATACAATTGAATACAATTGGGTTGCTGCACCAGGAACTGCAGGTGCATGGCCATACCATGATCATATGTTCTCTATCAACGAAGTTGGTGCTGAAGAACTTGGTCTATTTGGAACTGTAATTATCAATCCAGCTGATGGTGAAGTAAATGGCCTTGTTGACGATAACACTGGAGCAATTCAATCAGTTGGTGTAGAAGACATCGAAAAAGAATTTGTTCTATGGATGGTATCTTCTGAAACATTAGGAAGAAGTATTTTCTATGGAAATGAAATTGACTATTCTACAACTGATTATGATGGTGAAAGTGGAATTCGAGAAACAGCATTATGGACAAATCCTAATCTTGTTACCTCTGAGGGTGGAATCTACAGAATTCACGTCCTTGGTTTAGGTGATGAAGTACATGCATTCCACCTCCATGGTCATAGATGGACTGAAGATATTCATGAAACTGCTACATCTGAAGATGTCATTGATGTAAAGGAGATTTCTCCATTACAACGTCACACTTTTGTCATAAAGGCTAGTGACAATGTGGCAGCAGACAGCACTCATGATGATCCAGAAGGTTGGATGTATCATTGTCATGTAACTGACCATATGAAACAAGGAATGTCTGGTATGATGACTGTCTTGCCTGAATTTCAGGATGACGATCTACCTGTAATTGGCGCCACCTTTACTCTAAGTGACGAACCAGGTCTCTGGATGAAAACACTTGATGCAGGTGTAGCTGATGAATTAGATAACACTCTTGCTTCTTTAGGTTTGATTGATGCAAGAAATGGAACTGGATTCCCACTTTCATACATCAGTGATGCCTTAGAAGCAAGTCCTGCTCATGGTGGTACTGATTTCTCTAATTCACAGGGACGTTCATTGGCTGTGATAAATCCTGGTGAAACAGTTCTGTTTGGAATGAAAGATTCACAAACAAAACATACAATCACCACATTGATCTATCCAACAGATGCTGAACGTTTAGGTGGAAATGGAATTCTTTCTGCTGCTGATTCTGTCCTTGAAACTGACATGAGTCACTTTGATCATCAATTGGGAATAAGAGGATCTACTTTGTTGACTGACAAAGCTGGTGTTCCTGCAGGACTTGATACTCCAGGATTGTACGTCTTTGTTTGTAAGATACATCCTTACATGTTCAGTGCAGTAATTGTAGATGATCCTGAAACACATCTCCAATTGTTTGGAAACCCTGACTTGGATTTCCCACTATTGGATCTCTCTGATGATCTTACAGTTCTAACAAGAACTGGAAGTGATATTGGATTTGGTGATGCAGGAACTACATTCCCAACAACTATTCCACCTACTCATGATTTGGCAAAAACTCTTCTCACAACATTCTATGTCATAACTGATCCAAACAACTGGCGAGACTACCAAGAACCAACTTGGAATGTTAGCTTGCCTCCAGTATTGGTTACAACGAATACTGAAGATCTTGTTGCTGGATTAGCATATGATGATGCTACTACAAATGCTGCAGCTGTTGCTCTTGGATTGACAAACTCTACTTTGGGAACTCCTGCAACTATTACTGGTCTTGCAGTTGGCGTTTTCGATGCACCAAACCCAGAAATATCTAATCCAAGCACAGATGGAATTGGTGAGGTTTGGGTAAATACTCAATTTGAGAGAACTGTCAACAAGAATCATGATGGCACTCCATATGACAAACCTGGAACAATCACTGTTATTGACACAGACAAATGGAATATCGAACGAAAGATTGCACTTCCAGACATCAACTTGAACCACCCACACAACATGTGGACTGATACAAAGAACGAAGTAGTTTATCAGACTGAATGGTTTGGAAATGAAATGGCAATTATTGATAGGGAAAGCGGTGAACTAATCAAAGAAGTGTTCACTGGTCAATCTCCATCACATGTCATGACATCTCCTGCAACTGATAAAATTTACATCGCAGTAAATGGCGAAGAAACCGTAAATGAATTTGACCCTGTCACATATGAAATGACAAGACAACTTTCAACTGGTTTCCGTTCCCATCCTCATGGTCATTGGGTAAGCAGTTCTGGTCAATACATTGTCACGCCTGACTTTGTTGGACTAAAAGCATCAATTCTTGATCTTGACTCCAACACTGCAGATAATTCAGGTGTACTCTTTGGACCAATTGCAACTGGTATGAAAGGTGATGAATCTATCTTCTACACTGCAGACTTCTTAGGAAACTCTATGACTGCAATTGATCCATCAGATGGTTCAATTGTTGGTGGAATAAATTTCCTTGATGCAGGTTTGGTAGCAGAACATGGATTGTTAGGCCTTCCAATTCAAACACCAATCAGCCCAGATGACAAATGGATGGTTACAGCTTTGACACTTGGTGGCAAGGTTGCAGTCATTGATGTCACTTCGACACCTGGAACTATTGAGGCAATCTTGCCTTGTGATCCTGGATGCCATGGTGTACAATGGGGTGCAAAAGAAGGTGGCGGATACTATGCATATGTATCTAGCAAATTCTCAAATGTCATGACAATAGTTGATCCTGAAGGTGAAGATGGCCCTGAGATTGCTGGAAGAATTCTTCTTGCAGACAGAGATGCAGAAAATGATGACAGTATCATAGGATATGATGGATTTGGAGGACAAGGTGTTCTTGCAATTCCAAATGTCTATGAGGGCTGGATTCAAAATACTGTAGATGTGTGTGACAAGCCAGGCAAAGGAAATGGTCCTTGTGGTAAAGAAATCAAGGATTATGTCAAGAGTCTGACTGAAGAACAACAAGATCCTTTGGATTAG
- a CDS encoding MFS transporter: protein MQKLQVNNLVRSATFFQHAGISIVFVFMPIIAKGVTDSIFEIGLIVASFSFAQILSEIYFGRHSDKKGTRLKFIRIGFIGCAVTFGLHYFADDIGLLFLARIGAGIASGIMIPAMIAYAYEANVEKKRAATVISFHALGWLAGIAAAGFANDLKLIFLISAASFAIGFLFTLKMPNPEQEKELGVGTTKKVITKNKFLFMSLLLRHIGATSVWTILPIMLMEQMGAELYQVSIVYVANTLTAFVLMNLMAVRINISNVTKFKIGIGCTAFVFVGLSFISEWWMAMPFMSLVGGTWAFLFIGGNFHLMENNPRSTSTGIFSSTISIATVVGPVIAGGIAFAFDYVAVMYFAIAVIVCAFVVSLKIRK from the coding sequence ATGCAAAAATTACAAGTAAACAACCTAGTTCGTAGTGCCACCTTTTTTCAACATGCAGGAATTTCCATAGTATTTGTTTTCATGCCCATTATTGCAAAAGGAGTAACAGATTCTATTTTTGAAATTGGATTGATTGTTGCGTCATTTAGCTTTGCGCAGATCTTATCTGAAATCTATTTTGGAAGGCACTCAGATAAGAAAGGAACTAGGCTCAAATTCATCAGAATAGGGTTCATTGGATGTGCAGTTACTTTTGGTCTACATTATTTTGCAGATGATATAGGATTGTTGTTTCTTGCAAGAATCGGTGCAGGAATTGCAAGCGGGATCATGATTCCTGCAATGATAGCATATGCATATGAGGCAAACGTAGAGAAGAAGAGAGCAGCAACAGTAATCTCATTTCATGCCTTAGGATGGCTTGCAGGAATTGCAGCGGCTGGTTTTGCAAACGATTTGAAATTAATATTCTTAATTAGTGCAGCATCTTTTGCTATAGGGTTTTTGTTCACTTTGAAGATGCCAAATCCAGAACAAGAAAAAGAATTAGGCGTAGGAACAACAAAAAAAGTCATTACAAAAAACAAATTTCTTTTCATGTCTTTGCTTCTAAGACACATTGGTGCAACGTCTGTTTGGACGATTCTTCCAATAATGCTAATGGAACAGATGGGTGCTGAGCTTTACCAGGTTTCAATTGTTTATGTTGCAAATACACTAACGGCATTTGTCCTGATGAATTTAATGGCAGTTCGAATAAACATATCAAATGTCACAAAATTCAAAATAGGCATAGGGTGTACTGCATTTGTTTTTGTAGGATTGTCATTTATTTCTGAGTGGTGGATGGCAATGCCATTTATGTCACTTGTTGGAGGAACTTGGGCATTTTTGTTTATTGGAGGAAATTTCCATTTGATGGAAAACAATCCACGTTCCACATCTACTGGGATCTTTAGTTCAACTATTTCAATTGCAACAGTAGTAGGCCCAGTTATTGCAGGAGGAATTGCATTTGCATTTGACTATGTTGCAGTAATGTACTTTGCAATTGCAGTTATTGTATGTGCGTTTGTAGTATCACTAAAGATTAGAAAATAA
- a CDS encoding homocysteine S-methyltransferase family protein: MTQKEPFLDALKNRVLLFDGAMGTEIQKNNPKPEDFPNNQDGFNDGLVLTHPEWIKQIHRNYLDAGADCIETNSFGSNKIKLDEYGFGDQTVEFNKKIAQIAVDVTSEYSDKPRYVIGSMGPSGFLPSSNDPDLGQKPLDEIKEAFELQAEGLILGGVDALLIETSQDILEVKLVIEACHDAMKKTGKKVPIIANTTLDQYGKMLLGTNIQAAYTTVSDMGIDVFGLNCSTGPIEMTPSVRWLDEQNEHNLLVVPNAGMPENEGGQAVYKMTPEKMGDALRDFLNQYKKVRIIGGCCGTNPQHIAALRKVIDEKDNSRGLSI; this comes from the coding sequence TTGACTCAAAAAGAACCCTTCTTAGATGCTCTCAAAAACCGTGTTTTGCTTTTCGATGGAGCAATGGGAACTGAAATTCAAAAAAATAACCCAAAACCAGAAGACTTTCCAAATAATCAAGACGGATTTAACGATGGTCTTGTTTTGACACATCCTGAATGGATAAAACAAATTCACAGAAATTACCTTGATGCAGGTGCCGATTGTATTGAGACAAATTCTTTTGGCTCAAACAAAATCAAATTAGATGAATATGGGTTTGGGGATCAAACAGTAGAGTTTAACAAAAAAATTGCACAGATTGCAGTTGATGTTACATCAGAATACTCTGACAAGCCACGATATGTGATTGGTTCTATGGGGCCCTCTGGATTCCTTCCAAGCTCCAATGATCCTGATTTGGGACAAAAACCTCTAGATGAAATCAAAGAAGCATTTGAACTGCAAGCAGAAGGACTGATCCTTGGTGGTGTTGATGCCTTACTAATTGAAACAAGTCAGGATATTTTAGAAGTAAAGTTAGTTATTGAAGCATGTCATGATGCAATGAAAAAAACTGGAAAAAAAGTTCCTATCATTGCAAACACTACTCTTGACCAATATGGAAAAATGCTTCTTGGGACAAACATCCAGGCTGCATATACAACAGTATCTGATATGGGAATTGATGTTTTTGGATTGAATTGTTCTACTGGTCCTATTGAGATGACCCCAAGTGTAAGATGGCTTGATGAGCAAAATGAGCATAACCTTTTGGTAGTCCCAAATGCCGGAATGCCTGAAAATGAAGGTGGTCAAGCAGTTTACAAGATGACTCCTGAAAAAATGGGTGATGCATTACGTGATTTTCTTAATCAATACAAAAAAGTTCGAATTATTGGTGGCTGTTGCGGAACAAACCCACAACACATAGCAGCCCTACGCAAAGTAATTGACGAAAAAGACAACTCTCGAGGGTTAAGTATTTAG